A window of Fragaria vesca subsp. vesca linkage group LG7, FraVesHawaii_1.0, whole genome shotgun sequence contains these coding sequences:
- the LOC101309383 gene encoding cytochrome P450 704C1-like, with product MGFLYFICTFIVSVLALFLTFFSFLIVKIFTGKSIGNPNYAPVKGTVFSLLFYYNKMYDYQTRVARGTPTHRILAPEFSLLYTTDSRNIEHVLKTNFAYYSKGFYNQEIMYDIFGQGIFIVDGEKWRHQRKLSSYEFSTRVLRDFSCSVFRRSAARLVKVVSEFSDSNGVFDMQDLLLRCTLDSIFKVGFGVELNCLKGSSKEGIEFMKAFDESTALTYWRFVDPLWKLKRFLNIGSEANLRKHVKVIRDFVHQLIKSKRDLLAGQKHGDDKEDILSRFLLESEKNPEEMNDKYLSDIILNFMIAGKDTSANTLSWFFYLLSKNPLIQEKVSQEVRDVVGQNHAANVDEFVISITDATLEQMHYLHATLTETLRLYPAVPVDGRCADIDDILPDGFRVKKGDGVNYMAYAMGRMPYIWGKDAEEFRPERWLKDGIFQPESHFKFVAFHAGPRICLGKDFAYRQMKIVAMALLYFFCFKLADEAKEVNYRTMFTLHIDGSLPMLAVRRTI from the exons ATGGGGTTCCTCTACTTCATCTGCACCTTCATAGTTTCAGTCCTCGCTCTTTTCCTAACCTTCTTCTCTTTTCTCATAGTCAAAATCTTCACAGGCAAATCCATTGGAAACCCAAACTATGCACCAGTGAAAGGCACAGTCTTTAGCCTGCTCTTCTACTACAACAAAATGTATGACTACCAAACCAGAGTGGCCAGAGGAACCCCAACTCACCGGATTCTGGCTCCTGAGTTCAGTTTATTATACACCACCGACTCGAGAAACATCGAGCATGTTCTCAAAACCAACTTTGCATATTATTCAAAAGGTTTTTACAATCAGGAAATCATGTATGATATTTTTGGACAAGGGATATTTATTGTTGATGGAGAAAAGTGGAGACACCAGAGGAAGCTTTCGAGCTATGAGTTCTCAACCAGGGTTCTTAGAGACTTCAGCTGTTCTGTGTTTAGAAGAAGTGCTGCAAGATTGGTGAAAGTTGTTTCTGAGTTCTCGGACTCAAATGGGGTTTTTGATATGCAG GACTTGCTTCTGAGATGTACCTTGGATTCCATATTCAAAGTTGGATTTGGAGTGGAACTAAATTGCTTGAAAGGGTCAAGCAAAGAAGGGATAGAATTCATGAAGGCCTTTGATGAGTCAACTGCTCTGACTTATTGGCGCTTTGTTGATCCCCTCTGGAAATTGAAAAGATTTCTCAACATTGGTTCTGAGGCTAACCTTAGAAAGCATGTCAAAGTCATACGTGATTTCGTGCACCAACTTATCAAGAGCAAGAGGGATTTGCTAGCTGGCCAGAAACATGGT GATGACAAGGAGGACATTCTCTCACGGTTTCTATTGGAGAGTGAGAAGAATCCAGAGGAGATGAACGATAAATATCTAAGTGACATAATCCTGAATTTTATGATTGCTGGGAAAGATACAAGTGCTAATACACTCTCATGGTTCTTCTACTTGCTCAGCAAGAATCCTCTAATACAGGAAAAAGTTTCACAAGAAGTTAGGGATGTTGTTGGTCAGAATCATGCGGCTAATGTCGATGAATTTGTGATCAGTATAACAGATGCAACTCTTGAACAAATGCATTATCTTCATGCAACACTTACAGAGACCTTGAGGCTATACCCTGCGGTTCCTGTG GATGGGAGGTGTGCAGACATAGATGACATTCTTCCTGATGGCTTTAGAGTGAAAAAAGGAGATGGAGTAAACTACATGGCTTATGCCATGGGCAGGATGCCTTATATTTGGGGTAAAGACGCGGAGGAGTTCCGACCTGAAAGATGGCTCAAGGATGGAATTTTCCAGCCTGAATCGCATTTCAAATTTGTCGCTTTTCAT GCTGGTCCTCGGATATGTCTAGGGAAGGACTTTGCTTACCGACAGATGAAGATAGTAGCAATGGCTCTTCTTTACTTCTTCTGCTTCAAATTGGCCGATGAAGCGAAAGAGGTAAACTACAGGACTATGTTCACCCTTCACATTGATGGCAGTCTTCCCATGCTTGCAGTTCGAAGGACAATATAA